A single window of Hyphomicrobiales bacterium DNA harbors:
- a CDS encoding putative 3-sulfolactaldehyde reductase (Evidence 3 : Putative function from multiple computational evidences) codes for MSGTKDIGFIGLGLMGHGMAKNLIEKGHRLFILGRNNRKPIESLVARGATEVSSPAELARRTEIVFTCVSTSADVEEKVYGPEGLLENARPGFVHIDCTTADPTSTLKIAADYQARGMVLVDAALARSPEHAEAGTLNLIVGAEADLLDRLRPVLDCVAENIFHVGRTGAGHRTKLINNFIAMGSASLIADAISAARATGVDLKALYDLISAGGVNSPMFQIMALSALDGDTSRLKFSIANARKDIRYFSDMVNEAEAISLFGPAVLQALTQAVLAGGKDEFVPHLGVVLTRMNDKTV; via the coding sequence ATGAGCGGAACCAAGGACATCGGTTTCATCGGCCTGGGACTGATGGGCCACGGCATGGCCAAGAACCTGATCGAGAAAGGGCATCGCCTCTTTATCCTCGGCCGGAATAACCGCAAGCCGATCGAGAGCCTTGTGGCGCGTGGCGCAACCGAGGTGAGCAGTCCGGCGGAACTGGCACGCAGGACAGAAATCGTCTTCACCTGCGTCTCGACCTCGGCCGATGTGGAAGAAAAAGTCTATGGTCCGGAAGGACTGCTGGAAAATGCCCGGCCCGGCTTCGTGCATATCGACTGCACCACCGCCGACCCCACTTCGACGCTGAAGATCGCCGCCGACTATCAGGCCCGGGGAATGGTTCTGGTCGATGCGGCTCTGGCCCGATCACCGGAGCATGCAGAAGCGGGGACGCTGAACCTGATTGTCGGAGCCGAGGCGGATCTCTTGGACCGGCTTCGTCCGGTCCTGGATTGTGTAGCCGAGAACATCTTCCATGTCGGTAGGACCGGCGCTGGTCATCGCACCAAACTCATCAATAATTTCATCGCCATGGGCAGTGCCAGCCTGATCGCCGATGCGATTTCGGCGGCGCGGGCAACGGGGGTGGACCTGAAGGCGCTCTACGACCTCATTTCGGCCGGCGGCGTGAACAGCCCGATGTTCCAGATCATGGCGCTGTCGGCACTGGACGGGGACACCAGCAGGCTGAAATTCTCAATCGCCAATGCCCGGAAGGATATCCGCTACTTCTCGGACATGGTGAACGAGGCGGAGGCGATCAGCCTGTTCGGCCCGGCGGTTCTGCAGGCGCTGACGCAGGCGGTGTTGGCCGGCGGGAAAGACGAATTCGTTCCGCATCTGGGCGTGGTCCTGACACGGATGAACGACAAGACGGTCTGA
- a CDS encoding N-methylhydantoinase A — MGYRVGVDIGGSFTDFALFDEETQSLKTLKTFSRPDEPGAEVMEGVRLVGERYGIKPSDISYFTHGTTVGINTVIQRKGLKLALFATDGFRDVLEVARLKIPDMYNLLSKRPEPLIPRDRVYGIGGRLRADGTEEQPLDEASVVRAVEAAKAAGCEGIVVSLLHSYRNPAHEQAAKAIVARLAPEIPVFASSETWPIIREYERTITATIGAYVQPRVAHYLGSLQAALKQAGVSPEPRLTKSNGGVMTAEQGKNECVQMILSGTASGVIGAAYVAEVSGIKRCMSLDIGGTSADVAIIVDGQPQYGVGELIGEFQIYIPSVSVSSIGEGGGSIAWVDAQGVLKVGPESAGSRPGPACYGRGGERATITDAFAALGLVGLSDIGYSAVIIDRNKARAVVGELADKLGKTIEETAEAIIRIAVSGMYTDVSALVSRFGIDPRDFSCLAFGGAGPMMACFLARELNMNETVVPPTPGVLSALGGLIADIKNDFIKTLYSDLVPATGETIRSEFAGLEAKAHDWLHKDQGHEGEHRLIYSAEMRYRGQSFELDTPLDPGVVAAGDTVAVANAFHAEHQRVYGNSDPAAAVQIISLRLVISGRTSRPEFKRHALVSEPAAPRRHAEVWLDGALRSVAVFARADLKPGQSFAGPAVVTQDDCTTVVLPGMGVRVDAYANLRIVPEIAP; from the coding sequence ATGGGTTATCGCGTGGGCGTCGATATCGGCGGCTCGTTTACTGACTTCGCGCTGTTCGACGAAGAGACACAGAGCCTGAAGACGCTGAAAACCTTCTCACGCCCCGATGAGCCTGGTGCGGAGGTGATGGAGGGAGTCCGGCTCGTCGGCGAGCGCTACGGCATCAAGCCCTCCGACATCTCCTACTTCACCCACGGGACCACCGTCGGCATCAACACGGTGATCCAGCGCAAGGGGCTGAAGCTCGCCTTGTTTGCGACCGATGGCTTCCGGGACGTGCTCGAGGTCGCGCGCCTGAAGATTCCGGACATGTACAACCTGTTGTCGAAACGACCGGAGCCATTGATCCCGCGTGACCGGGTCTACGGCATCGGCGGGCGCCTGCGCGCCGACGGCACGGAGGAGCAGCCTCTCGACGAGGCAAGCGTCGTGCGGGCCGTCGAGGCCGCCAAGGCAGCCGGGTGCGAGGGCATCGTCGTCTCGCTCCTGCATTCCTATCGAAACCCGGCGCACGAACAGGCCGCCAAGGCAATCGTGGCACGCCTCGCGCCGGAGATTCCGGTCTTCGCCTCCAGCGAGACCTGGCCGATCATCCGCGAATACGAGCGCACCATCACTGCCACCATCGGCGCTTATGTCCAGCCACGCGTGGCGCATTATCTCGGCTCGCTCCAGGCGGCGCTGAAGCAGGCGGGGGTATCGCCGGAGCCAAGGCTCACCAAGTCCAACGGCGGCGTCATGACGGCCGAGCAGGGCAAGAATGAGTGCGTGCAGATGATCCTGTCAGGCACGGCCTCCGGCGTCATCGGCGCTGCTTACGTCGCGGAGGTCTCCGGCATCAAGCGCTGCATGAGCCTCGACATCGGCGGTACTTCGGCCGACGTCGCGATCATCGTCGACGGCCAGCCGCAATATGGCGTGGGCGAGCTGATCGGCGAATTCCAGATCTATATCCCATCCGTCTCCGTCAGTTCGATCGGCGAGGGCGGCGGTTCGATCGCCTGGGTCGACGCGCAGGGCGTACTTAAGGTCGGCCCGGAGAGCGCCGGCTCGCGGCCCGGCCCGGCCTGTTACGGCCGCGGCGGCGAGCGTGCGACGATTACCGACGCTTTCGCGGCGCTCGGCCTCGTCGGACTTTCCGATATCGGCTACTCCGCCGTCATCATCGACCGGAACAAGGCGCGCGCCGTCGTCGGAGAACTCGCCGACAAGCTCGGCAAGACCATCGAAGAGACGGCGGAGGCGATCATCCGCATTGCCGTCTCCGGTATGTATACCGACGTCAGCGCGCTCGTTTCGCGCTTCGGTATCGATCCGCGCGACTTCTCCTGTCTCGCCTTCGGCGGCGCCGGCCCGATGATGGCCTGCTTCCTCGCCCGCGAGCTCAACATGAACGAAACCGTGGTTCCGCCAACTCCCGGCGTTCTCTCGGCGCTCGGCGGGTTGATCGCCGACATCAAGAACGATTTCATCAAGACGCTCTACAGCGATCTCGTACCCGCCACCGGCGAGACGATCCGTAGCGAGTTCGCCGGGCTCGAGGCCAAGGCGCATGACTGGCTGCACAAGGACCAGGGCCATGAAGGCGAACACAGGCTGATCTATTCCGCCGAGATGCGCTATCGCGGCCAGTCTTTCGAGCTCGACACGCCGCTCGATCCCGGCGTGGTCGCCGCCGGGGACACGGTTGCCGTGGCCAATGCCTTTCATGCCGAGCACCAACGGGTCTATGGCAACAGCGATCCGGCTGCTGCGGTGCAGATCATCTCGCTGCGCCTCGTCATCAGCGGCCGCACATCCAGGCCGGAGTTCAAGCGCCACGCCCTGGTCTCGGAGCCCGCTGCCCCACGCCGCCATGCCGAGGTCTGGCTCGACGGCGCGCTGCGCAGCGTCGCCGTCTTCGCCCGCGCCGATCTCAAGCCCGGCCAGAGCTTCGCCGGCCCGGCCGTCGTCACGCAGGATGACTGCACCACCGTCGTCCTGCCGGGCATGGGCGTTCGCGTAGACGCGTACGCCAACCTTCGCATCGTTCCGGAGATCGCGCCGTGA
- a CDS encoding N-methylhydantoinase B: MKLDNTTLQVLANYCAAAAESMGWTLMRTAYSTFVKETEDFSCQVLTRDGLTVASPKTFGATWYTGLDYGDVIKLFDYEEGDICITSDPYSGYVATHTPDIHMWKPVFRDGEIVCFVGNHIHNTDVGGAVPATLSRTLTEIQQEGLRIPPMRLMRGGVLNKDLLDIIAHNVRLPEQNWGDLNAQIACANVGERKIHEILDRFGKDNFVTGLDQLLDYAESQARAVIRQIPDGEYSFADYADEDETGGYPVRVAVTLKVHGDTLTLDFTGSDPQLGTSHNMPTGGKERHALVTVGTVYALYCLDPTMMLNAGLMRPTRAILPEGTIMNAVSPVAVGMRTLACTLAQTVTLGAFCRALPDRMPASPASSVTLMNIKTSTRAGRPIMASVGPVGGGAGGSAFGDGADGSGANLSFLKNTPVEISEAEIPVRIKRYGLVPDSGGPGEYRGGTGLEMELQLDQPQSMVTARNRDRSIISAWGLRGGRSGAVSRFVKNPGTSKAIELGSQDLVKCDPGDVILIQGPGAGGYGSPLNRPIEKVLADVRRGLVSVERAKSDYGVVIAATGVVDEAATSQLREQLRSDADNAEFGHGPGRLAFEAVWTEARYGVLTEILAKLPVTWRYFVKHEIFRQIHHPPIDGSDGLDEVYQAYAQVTDRFSDLPKASQYSAVV; encoded by the coding sequence GTGAAACTGGACAACACCACACTGCAGGTCCTGGCCAATTATTGCGCCGCCGCCGCCGAGAGCATGGGCTGGACGTTGATGCGCACGGCCTACTCCACCTTCGTCAAGGAGACGGAGGACTTCTCCTGCCAGGTGCTGACCCGCGACGGCCTGACCGTCGCCTCGCCGAAGACCTTCGGCGCCACCTGGTACACCGGGCTCGACTATGGCGACGTCATCAAGCTCTTCGACTACGAAGAAGGCGACATCTGCATCACCAGCGATCCCTATTCCGGCTATGTCGCGACCCATACACCGGACATCCACATGTGGAAGCCGGTCTTCCGCGATGGTGAGATCGTCTGCTTCGTCGGCAATCACATCCACAACACCGATGTCGGCGGCGCAGTGCCCGCGACCCTCTCGCGTACGTTGACCGAGATCCAGCAGGAAGGGCTGCGCATCCCGCCGATGCGATTGATGCGCGGCGGCGTGCTCAACAAGGACCTGCTCGACATCATCGCCCACAACGTCCGGCTACCCGAGCAGAACTGGGGCGATCTCAACGCCCAGATCGCCTGCGCCAATGTCGGTGAGCGCAAGATCCACGAAATCCTCGACCGCTTTGGCAAGGACAATTTCGTGACCGGACTCGATCAGTTGCTCGACTACGCCGAGAGCCAGGCCCGCGCCGTCATCCGGCAGATCCCTGACGGCGAGTACTCCTTCGCGGACTATGCCGACGAGGACGAGACGGGCGGTTATCCCGTCCGTGTCGCCGTGACCCTGAAGGTCCACGGCGACACGTTGACCCTGGACTTCACAGGGTCCGATCCGCAGCTCGGTACCTCGCACAACATGCCGACCGGTGGCAAGGAGCGACATGCCCTGGTGACGGTGGGCACGGTCTACGCGCTCTATTGCCTCGACCCGACGATGATGCTGAACGCCGGGCTCATGCGGCCCACGCGGGCGATTCTGCCGGAGGGGACCATCATGAATGCCGTGTCGCCGGTCGCGGTCGGCATGCGCACCCTGGCCTGCACCCTGGCGCAGACGGTCACGCTCGGTGCCTTCTGCCGTGCCTTGCCGGATCGCATGCCGGCCTCTCCGGCGAGTTCCGTCACGCTGATGAACATCAAGACCAGCACGCGCGCAGGGCGGCCGATCATGGCTTCGGTCGGCCCCGTCGGGGGCGGCGCCGGCGGCAGTGCCTTCGGCGACGGCGCCGATGGCAGCGGAGCCAACCTCTCCTTCCTGAAGAACACGCCCGTCGAAATCAGCGAAGCCGAGATCCCGGTTCGCATCAAGCGCTACGGCCTCGTGCCGGACTCCGGCGGCCCCGGCGAGTATCGCGGCGGAACCGGACTCGAGATGGAGCTTCAGCTCGACCAGCCGCAATCCATGGTGACGGCGCGCAACCGGGACCGCTCCATCATTTCAGCCTGGGGGCTGCGCGGCGGGCGCTCGGGAGCCGTCTCGCGTTTCGTCAAGAACCCGGGCACGTCGAAGGCGATTGAACTCGGGTCGCAGGATCTGGTGAAATGCGATCCCGGCGACGTCATCCTGATCCAGGGACCGGGGGCTGGTGGCTATGGCTCCCCTCTGAATCGGCCGATCGAGAAGGTGCTTGCCGACGTTCGCCGGGGACTGGTTTCGGTGGAGCGGGCGAAAAGCGACTACGGCGTGGTGATCGCGGCAACTGGCGTCGTCGACGAGGCGGCAACGTCGCAGTTGCGCGAGCAGCTGCGGAGCGACGCCGACAATGCCGAGTTCGGCCACGGTCCCGGCAGGTTGGCTTTCGAGGCAGTGTGGACCGAAGCGCGCTACGGGGTGTTGACCGAGATCCTCGCCAAGCTTCCGGTGACATGGCGCTATTTCGTCAAGCACGAGATTTTCAGGCAGATTCATCACCCGCCCATCGACGGATCTGATGGTTTGGATGAAGTCTATCAAGCTTACGCTCAGGTGACAGACCGCTTTTCCGATCTCCCGAAGGCTTCGCAGTACTCAGCCGTCGTATAG
- the potA gene encoding Spermidine/putrescine import ATP-binding protein PotA, translating into MMQSAEKAQSLEMQVEPGLRLLGVQKAFGSVVALRPTSFDVPAGTMCSLLGPSGCGKTTTLRIVAGFELPDAGQILIRGEDRTYDPPQRRKLGMVFQNYSLFPHMTVAQNVAFGLRMAGKARAETEARTRRMLDIVHLPQHADRYPHQLSGGQQQRVALARSLVTEPSMLLLDEPLGALDKNLREQMQFEIRQLQREIGITTLLVTHDQEEALTMSDMIVVMNRGEIMQTGSPTEVYERPRTRFVSEFLGTSNIIPCAVLGADETGLRLRLPGDNQSSGFTVPAASRPVGSTALVAIRPEHLHVAPVSGVRPEAPRATVTGHVFRGATHVFQLQRPGHDKPLLAYRQVTGPVGETALPLGAEVALSWQPGTARLLEDEVDPEVGT; encoded by the coding sequence ATGATGCAATCGGCGGAGAAGGCGCAGTCGCTTGAGATGCAGGTCGAGCCGGGCCTGCGCCTCCTTGGTGTCCAGAAAGCCTTTGGCAGCGTCGTCGCTCTTCGTCCGACTTCCTTCGACGTTCCGGCCGGCACGATGTGCTCCCTCCTCGGGCCTTCCGGGTGCGGCAAGACGACGACGCTGCGCATTGTCGCGGGCTTCGAGCTGCCCGACGCCGGCCAGATCCTGATTCGCGGCGAGGATCGGACCTATGACCCGCCGCAGCGGCGCAAGCTCGGCATGGTCTTCCAAAATTACAGCCTGTTCCCGCATATGACGGTGGCGCAAAACGTCGCTTTCGGCCTGCGGATGGCCGGCAAGGCTAGGGCCGAGACTGAGGCGCGCACACGCCGTATGCTGGATATCGTTCATCTCCCCCAGCATGCCGATCGTTACCCGCATCAGTTGTCCGGAGGGCAGCAGCAGCGCGTGGCACTCGCCCGCTCGTTGGTAACCGAGCCGTCTATGCTGTTGCTAGACGAGCCGCTCGGTGCCCTTGACAAGAATCTACGCGAGCAGATGCAGTTCGAGATCCGCCAGCTCCAGCGCGAGATCGGCATCACGACCTTGCTGGTGACCCACGATCAGGAAGAGGCGCTCACGATGAGCGACATGATCGTGGTGATGAACCGCGGCGAGATCATGCAGACCGGATCGCCGACGGAGGTCTATGAGCGCCCGCGGACCCGTTTCGTATCCGAGTTTCTCGGAACCTCGAACATTATCCCCTGTGCTGTGCTCGGCGCCGACGAGACTGGCCTGCGCCTGCGTTTGCCCGGCGATAACCAGAGCAGCGGCTTTACCGTCCCTGCGGCGTCTCGTCCCGTCGGCTCGACCGCGCTTGTAGCGATCCGCCCCGAGCATCTTCATGTAGCGCCTGTTTCCGGTGTGCGGCCAGAAGCCCCGCGTGCGACCGTAACGGGTCATGTTTTCCGCGGCGCGACCCATGTCTTCCAGTTGCAACGGCCTGGACACGACAAGCCCCTGCTGGCTTACCGACAGGTCACAGGCCCGGTCGGCGAGACCGCCTTGCCCTTGGGCGCGGAGGTGGCTCTCAGCTGGCAGCCCGGAACCGCCCGGCTGCTGGAGGACGAGGTCGATCCGGAGGTGGGAACATGA
- a CDS encoding ABC transporter substrate-binding protein — protein sequence MKTPTSIRPLLAGACLALSIGTPAGAADLTVTAFGGVWEKSLRTCYVEPFQKKTGKSVDVVLGTPAQWVNQVAANPQKPPIDVFLTLIDGAEDAKTRGLVETIDPAKVPNLADVPGPLKQVVGGDAVVLHFGAAGLAYNEAKIKNPPKSWAEFIERTLKGEWQAALPGINVASTTPTAVIWNFNDVLGGKVDDIAPVIAKMKALRDSGNVVFWNDVNQFLTQMQSGEADIGIYWDGRAWAARDGGFKTLNFYYPAPGGVVNPTVVQKVKNGSPAAWEFIDFLFSPEPQSCWAAAIQYPVASTKAQYKPEQKERMPKLDDVRWPPFAAILAAMPKWVETWNKEIGR from the coding sequence ATGAAGACGCCTACATCCATCCGGCCTCTGCTGGCGGGGGCCTGTCTCGCTCTGTCGATCGGCACGCCAGCCGGCGCGGCGGACCTCACCGTGACCGCGTTCGGCGGCGTATGGGAGAAGTCCCTGCGCACCTGCTATGTCGAGCCCTTCCAGAAGAAGACCGGCAAGAGCGTCGACGTCGTGCTCGGCACGCCGGCACAATGGGTCAACCAAGTCGCGGCCAACCCGCAGAAGCCCCCGATCGACGTGTTCCTGACGCTCATCGACGGTGCCGAGGACGCCAAGACCCGTGGTCTCGTCGAGACGATCGACCCCGCCAAGGTGCCGAACCTCGCCGATGTGCCGGGGCCACTGAAGCAGGTTGTCGGCGGCGATGCGGTCGTCCTGCATTTCGGCGCCGCCGGGCTCGCTTATAACGAAGCGAAGATCAAGAATCCGCCGAAGAGCTGGGCCGAGTTCATCGAGCGCACGCTCAAGGGCGAGTGGCAGGCGGCTCTGCCCGGCATCAACGTCGCGAGCACGACGCCGACGGCCGTGATCTGGAACTTCAACGACGTGCTCGGCGGCAAGGTCGACGATATCGCCCCGGTGATCGCCAAGATGAAGGCCCTGCGCGACAGCGGCAACGTGGTCTTCTGGAACGACGTCAACCAGTTCCTGACGCAGATGCAATCGGGCGAAGCCGATATCGGCATCTATTGGGACGGGCGCGCCTGGGCCGCGCGCGACGGCGGCTTCAAGACGCTGAACTTCTACTACCCAGCGCCGGGCGGCGTGGTGAACCCGACTGTCGTGCAGAAAGTCAAGAACGGTTCTCCGGCCGCTTGGGAGTTCATCGACTTCCTCTTCTCCCCCGAGCCGCAATCCTGCTGGGCGGCGGCGATCCAGTATCCGGTCGCCAGCACCAAGGCTCAGTACAAGCCGGAGCAGAAGGAGCGCATGCCCAAGCTCGACGACGTGCGCTGGCCGCCCTTCGCCGCCATTCTCGCGGCGATGCCGAAATGGGTCGAGACCTGGAACAAGGAAATCGGCCGCTGA
- a CDS encoding Glycine/D-amino acid oxidase-like deaminating enzyme, which yields MTKTLETITPTPEMPEAADVVVIGGGIAGICTAFFLARAGVRVVVCEKGEVGAEQSSRNWGWCRVQNRDVRELPLAIESLRLWRQMDEMVGGRTGFVQCGILSLCKTDADMRKAREFEEEAKLWQLDTKILLPEELPQFVPGLAGEWKGAMFTASDGRAEPALAVPAIARGVQMLGGTVLTNCAVRGIETRDGRVSGVITERGRIAAAKVVLAGGVWSSLMLRQLGIRLPQLKVLGNVMRTAPLAGGAEISVKGPGFGMRKREDGGYNIAFGQSNEAQIVIDSFRYFFDFLPRYLKEWRSLRLRFGKRFFEEIRLGGRWRMDEKSPFEKVRILDPEPLRFDLDKANASIRKVLPLFDTSVTVERWAGLIDVTPDAVPVISNVDALPGLTLSTGYSGHGFGLGPGAGRLTAEIVLGKTPCVDPAPFDFRRLSRTGRQRLRTDK from the coding sequence GTGACAAAGACGCTCGAGACGATCACCCCCACCCCTGAAATGCCGGAGGCGGCCGATGTCGTCGTGATCGGTGGCGGTATCGCCGGAATCTGCACTGCCTTTTTTCTGGCCCGGGCGGGCGTGCGGGTGGTCGTCTGCGAAAAAGGCGAGGTCGGTGCCGAGCAGTCGAGCCGCAATTGGGGGTGGTGTCGCGTCCAGAACCGGGATGTCCGCGAGCTGCCGCTGGCGATCGAAAGCCTGCGCCTCTGGCGCCAGATGGACGAGATGGTCGGCGGTCGCACTGGCTTCGTCCAATGCGGGATTCTCTCATTGTGCAAGACCGATGCAGACATGCGCAAGGCGCGTGAATTCGAGGAGGAAGCCAAGCTCTGGCAGCTCGACACCAAGATCCTGCTCCCGGAGGAGCTGCCCCAGTTCGTGCCCGGGCTTGCCGGGGAATGGAAGGGCGCGATGTTCACTGCCAGCGATGGGCGAGCGGAGCCGGCCCTGGCGGTGCCGGCGATCGCCCGGGGCGTGCAGATGCTGGGCGGGACCGTGCTGACCAATTGCGCCGTTCGCGGCATCGAAACCCGTGACGGCCGGGTTTCCGGCGTCATCACCGAACGGGGGCGGATTGCGGCCGCCAAGGTGGTTCTGGCGGGGGGCGTCTGGTCGAGCCTGATGCTGCGCCAACTGGGCATCCGTCTGCCGCAATTGAAAGTCCTGGGTAATGTCATGCGCACGGCGCCGCTTGCGGGTGGCGCGGAGATTTCGGTCAAGGGACCGGGCTTCGGGATGCGCAAGCGCGAGGATGGCGGTTACAATATTGCGTTTGGCCAGTCCAATGAAGCGCAGATCGTCATCGACAGCTTTCGCTACTTCTTCGATTTCCTCCCGCGGTATCTCAAGGAATGGCGCAGCCTGCGGCTGAGGTTCGGCAAGCGCTTCTTCGAGGAGATCCGGCTGGGCGGCCGGTGGCGGATGGACGAAAAGTCTCCGTTCGAAAAGGTGCGGATCCTCGATCCCGAACCATTGCGCTTCGATCTGGACAAGGCCAACGCCAGCATCCGCAAGGTCCTGCCGCTTTTCGACACATCGGTGACGGTCGAGCGCTGGGCTGGTCTGATCGACGTCACCCCCGATGCCGTACCTGTCATTTCAAATGTCGACGCCTTGCCCGGCCTGACGCTCAGCACCGGCTATTCAGGGCATGGTTTCGGCCTTGGCCCGGGAGCCGGACGGCTGACGGCCGAGATCGTGCTGGGCAAGACGCCCTGCGTCGATCCCGCGCCGTTCGACTTTCGGCGGCTCTCACGCACGGGCCGTCAGCGGCTGCGAACAGATAAGTGA
- a CDS encoding putative spermidine/putrescine transport system permease protein (Evidence 3 : Putative function from multiple computational evidences) — translation MTSAAGTPFGRRRPLGAGLWPVLPAVIFLLLFFMLPLAENGLQSLYVTGPDGKASFSLTYYVRLFTDAYYLGVIAETIWVSLLATVICILIGYPVAYFMVRHAGRWNGAMIFLLVAPLLTSIIMRTFGWNVILARNGVLNNALQGLGLIERPLRLLQDPSAVIIGLVHVLVPFMVISIAAVLKGIDTRLEEAAELLGASRWRTFREITLPLSLDGIATGAIVVFMLANGSFLTMLLLGGGSVVTLPLLIYQQFLLVQNLGFAAAMGNVLLVLAVISLFIQLRLIRQDGAAA, via the coding sequence ATGACGTCAGCCGCCGGAACGCCCTTCGGCCGCCGCCGTCCGCTCGGCGCCGGGCTCTGGCCGGTCCTTCCGGCCGTCATCTTCCTGCTGCTGTTCTTCATGCTGCCGCTGGCCGAGAACGGCCTGCAAAGCCTCTACGTGACGGGTCCTGACGGCAAGGCAAGCTTCTCGCTCACCTACTATGTCCGGCTTTTCACCGACGCCTATTATCTCGGGGTCATCGCCGAGACGATCTGGGTTAGCCTGCTCGCCACGGTCATCTGCATCCTGATCGGCTACCCCGTCGCCTATTTCATGGTCCGGCACGCCGGGCGCTGGAACGGCGCGATGATCTTCCTGCTGGTCGCGCCGCTCCTGACATCGATCATCATGCGCACTTTCGGCTGGAACGTGATCCTGGCCCGCAACGGCGTGCTCAACAATGCCCTGCAGGGTCTCGGCTTGATCGAGCGGCCGCTGAGGCTGCTGCAGGACCCGTCTGCCGTGATCATCGGCCTCGTCCATGTGCTCGTGCCGTTCATGGTGATCTCGATAGCCGCCGTCCTGAAGGGGATCGACACCCGGCTTGAGGAGGCGGCTGAACTGCTCGGCGCCAGCCGCTGGCGCACCTTCCGCGAGATCACGCTGCCGCTCAGCCTCGACGGCATCGCGACGGGTGCGATCGTCGTCTTTATGCTGGCCAATGGCAGCTTCCTGACGATGCTCCTCCTCGGCGGCGGCAGCGTGGTGACCTTGCCGCTGCTGATCTACCAGCAGTTCCTTCTGGTCCAGAACCTCGGCTTCGCCGCGGCGATGGGCAACGTCCTTCTGGTGCTGGCGGTGATCTCCCTCTTCATCCAGTTGCGTCTGATCCGGCAGGATGGAGCGGCGGCATGA
- a CDS encoding putative spermidine/putrescine transport system permease protein (Evidence 3 : Putative function from multiple computational evidences) has product MSASGQWRRLERRLPALLLLAFVLVFFAFLLAPIVFVVLVSFADSEIVAFPVTSYSLRWYHRLLEYRPLLDSLWFSLKLAGASAVLAAIFGVPAALALARSRSGLADLVSTFLLAPLSIPMILLGIALLYKLSAIGLGISFSSLLIAHTVVSIPYVVRTVVAVYRGIGRNYEEAAAILGASRRQIFTYVTLPLIGSGIFSGMLFAVLISLDNLSLSLFFGSAQTNTLPVVMLSYLQNQFDPAIAAIGTVQMVIALVALLLIERTVGLKFMSSPS; this is encoded by the coding sequence ATGAGCGCATCCGGACAATGGAGGCGCCTAGAAAGGCGATTGCCGGCACTGCTGCTGCTCGCTTTCGTGCTCGTCTTCTTCGCGTTCCTGCTCGCGCCGATCGTCTTCGTGGTGCTCGTCTCGTTTGCGGATTCCGAGATTGTCGCCTTCCCGGTCACGTCCTATTCGCTGCGCTGGTATCATCGGCTGCTGGAATACAGGCCGCTGCTGGACTCGCTCTGGTTCAGCCTGAAGCTCGCCGGTGCCTCGGCCGTTCTCGCCGCGATCTTCGGCGTGCCGGCGGCGCTCGCTCTGGCGCGCAGCCGCTCGGGTCTGGCCGATCTGGTCTCGACCTTCCTGCTGGCGCCGCTCTCGATACCGATGATCCTGCTCGGCATCGCGCTGCTCTACAAGCTCTCGGCGATCGGCCTCGGCATCTCCTTCTCCTCGCTGCTGATCGCCCACACCGTCGTCTCGATCCCCTATGTCGTGCGCACCGTCGTCGCAGTCTATCGCGGCATCGGCCGCAATTACGAGGAGGCGGCTGCGATCCTCGGCGCCTCGCGCCGCCAGATCTTCACCTATGTGACGCTGCCGCTGATCGGCTCCGGCATCTTCAGCGGCATGCTCTTCGCCGTCCTGATCTCGCTCGACAATTTGTCGCTCTCGCTCTTCTTCGGCAGCGCCCAGACCAACACCCTGCCGGTGGTCATGCTGAGCTATCTGCAGAACCAGTTCGACCCCGCCATCGCCGCCATCGGCACGGTGCAGATGGTGATCGCGCTCGTCGCCCTGCTGCTGATCGAGCGTACCGTCGGCCTGAAATTCATGAGTTCGCCGTCGTGA